The nucleotide window GGACAGTGCAAAACTCTACAAAATCAATCAATGTCTCTAGTCGTACTTTGACTTGAGTCGTATCTGTAGCCAGATAGCATTCTCTCAGCGCTTTTAGAGCACTAAATGCGAACTCTCTGTCCTCGCTCTCGTCGACCAGGTCGTCGATATAGCGCAGGTATCGATAAAGCTCTCCAATTGTTTGTTTGCTTGCGGTATCAAAAAAATGTGCAGCAAAAGCAAATGAGCGAGAGCGCCTGGCCAGCTCGTATGATGTTTGCTGGCCAGTGCCCGGCAGTGCGGCACACTTAGTGTGCTCATGTATAGTTGCCTTGCTCATAATGTTTCCGTGCTAGCTGACAGCGCTTGTTGGAGCGCTCTCATTGACTTGTGGTTTTGTTGCGGTCTCGCTGCTGCTGGCCTTAAGTGCTGCCAGTCCACCAGCGTAGACGATGATGCCCAGTCCGACTTTGTTTAAGACATCGCCAAGGTTGTAGCAAATTTGGCAGAGGTCCGATAGGTCGGGCTGAATCGCACGGACAATATAACCTATTGGATAGACACACCACCCTATAGTGACAAACTTGGTGAGCATGATGATAGAGCGTCTCGTCTCAGCATCTGCCAGGTTGGCCTGTCTTCTAATGCCAGTGTAGAGGTATACCAGGATACCAAGCCAGCCACCACATCCGATGACAAAGGCCACCCAGCGTGTCTGGAATCCGCCGGTTTGAAAACCATTGGTTTCTCCGATGAAACCAAAGATAATCATGATCAGATCCCATAATACGAGGCGCCAGATCACTCCTCCTCTGTCTTTGAAGTCGAGCAATACAGCAAACTCAATGAGCATGAGCGGCGTTGTTAAAACCCAGTCTATGTATCGGATTTCGGTGGGAAAAACTTGTCCAGGTAGATACTTGTCACGCATCATGTAATACATTACTGATGCGATACCAGTTATAAGTGTTGCCAGAAGTAGTGGCAGTCTGTAACGTGGATGCACTTTGTCTTTTTCGTGAAAAAAGAAAAACGCCCCAGCACCCATAGCCAGGCAAACCACTAAAAAGGTAAATGATGTAATTATCTGTACAGGCGTAGAGCCTGGCAGCAGTTGCGTCGGCATGGGACCTCCAGTATGAAAAATAAAAGTGTTGACTAGACTTTGGTGGAGAAGAGCATTGACAGTACTTCTTTGTGAGAGGGAAGATTTTCTTCTTTCATTTCTTCCAGATCGCCCAGTCGATATTTGCAGCCAGGTTTTAGATCTATCGAGGTGACAGCGGCGGCTGCCGCTAAGACGATAATGCCGAGTAGTTTGAATTGCATAAAAAGGGTTACCTCAGTTGAGTCTAAAAATGCCACTTGTCTTCACCATAAGTTGGGTGGGTGAACGCCTTGTGAACTCATCAGTAGCCTCTTTTCGTGGATTTCCTCGTGGTATCTATGCGTGGTTTGGGTAAGTGACATAACTTACTTTTGGGAAGATAATAGGCGGTCTGCTAAGATAACATTGCAATTTGGCGCAGTGCGATGCTCCCTGGGGTAAGTTTTGGCTGGTTTTTTCAAAGAATTAAAAGCGCTTTTTGCTAACAAGTTCACTGCCATTTATCTGGTTTTGGCTTTACCTATTTTGCTTTTATTTGTTCACGATGTTATCTCTCGTCGCGGAGATCTGGCTTGTCTTGTGGCATTGCGTCTTACTTGTGTGCAGCTAATCAATAGTGAACAGATTCCCTATATAGACTTTTTTGACTGGTCGCAACCTGTTGTCTATGAACTCTTTCAACTGCCTTTTGCCCTTCAATCTCTGCTCGCCAAGCTCAATTTGGGCACCCGGCTTGAAGATGTTACCGAAGCTATATTGCTTTTACTGACGGCACTGAGTTCACTGGTTACCTTTACTATTTTTATGTATGGACGTAAGCGCTTGCAAAAGGCTGGCTTACAAGAAACGGATTCTAAGGACTTGTTAGCACAGGTGGAGCAAGCCGCTTTGCCATTTGCGCTGACACCACTTTTGCTCAGTTATTTTGCCCGGTTTCAGTTTGGCGAGAGTCAATATCTCATGGTGCTGGCTCTTGTGCCCTGGATCGCTATGCGCTGGTTGGCTTATCAGTCCATCTCTTTGCCTACAGTCTGGGCTCTAATCACAGGAGCTATATGTGGGCTGACGCTATCGCTAGAAGTGCCATACGCTATTACTTTAGTGGCAATAGAAGTGCTTTTGGTAAGTGTTTTTAGACGCTTAAAAGCTGTTTTTAGTTATGAGTGTCTGGGCGCTCTATTGGCTACTTTGGTGATCTGGATGCGCATTAATCAGTCGCCTGATGCGATGCAGAGTGCTTACTGGCACTGGATATTACCATTGCGCTGGTTGCAGTTTCAGGATCTTGACGAAATGATCCAGGGTCCTGGTGCAGCGCCAGAGCTAGCCTATATCTTTTATCTTTTTGTGTTAGCGGTCTTTGTATCGGTTGTACTGGGGCAAAAGTTCAAGACTGTGACTTTGTCCAGTGGACTGGCAATCATCGGTATGGGCTTTTTTCTATTAGAAAAACAAGGCTATACTCGCGACATTATTATCGCGGCAGCTGGCATTTTGTTGACTCTTTCTTTGGCTATCGCTGCTTGTGGTCAAGCAGCTTCTCGATTTTTTGACGGCAAAGTCAGTGCTCTAATTTTGGGTCAGTGTTTTTTAGCTATTAGTGCAACTGTGTTTTGTGGTTACTATCTGCGCCAAATTGAGCTTGATTATGCTGAGGGCATCAATCCTCATCCACGGCAGGTGCCTCTTGGTACAACCGATATCAATCTTTTTGTCCAAGAAAACAGCAAGTGGGGAGAACCAGTCTCGATTATCTGCGATTATCCAGATCCCGCATATCCATTACTCTTTAATCTGGAGCGGACTCCAGGTAGTTATTTGCTTTTTGCCAGACCCTTGCGTTTGTTGATGCGGCTACAGGATCGTGGGCTTAATACCGGACATTGGAAGGAATTTGATGAGCATATCGTCAATACACTAAAGGCAGAATTTACCAGTGGCCGGTCGGATCTCGTGCTGTTGCATGGTGCTTATGTCAAAGATTATATGCACAGTCGTGGACTAGATAAGGATTTGGCAGAGCGATACACCGAGGGCGGTGCCGCGACATTTTTGAGTGATAACAGACAGCCTCGAGAGTTTTTAGGTTATTACTTTAGTTTTGCGGCCTGGCACAAATCGCAAAAGGGCAAATAGTGTCAAGCAACGTTTTAGATTCATTTTGGAGCAAGCTTAGTTCACGCCTTAATGAGCGAGTCATTCTGGTCTTGCTGCTTTTGAGCTTTATCCTGATAGTCACATATAAGCTAATATTTTGGGCTCTGCACCCGCTCAATGTGAGTGCTGACCAGTCCGTTTATCTGCAATGCGGTGAGCTCATTTTGCAGGGCAAAGTGCCTTATCGTGATTTTTTTGATTTTAATCCTCCTCTCATCATGTATATCAATGTGATACCAGTAGCGCTGGCACATTTGATGCACTGGCCCGATGCCTTGGGTCTCAATGTGACAGTGCATCTTTTCCATATTATTTGTGTTTCGATTGTTGGCTGGCTCTTTTACCGCTTCCGGCAGTGCTTTAATCCAGTTATCTTTGTGCCTGTACTTTTGATTTGCGCTTATTACACGCAGTTATTGATATCAGACAATGGTCAACGTGAGCATATTTTTGTAATCAGTTTTTTGCCCTGGTTTTTTTATCGTGGGCTGCGTCATTTTGGTTATGACCCCGGGCGCATATTGGGTATTATTTGTGCCCTCATTGCTGGCACCTGTATGGCTCTCAAGCCGCAGTTTGCTTTTATTATTGTTGTCGGTGAATTGGGCTTTTTGATTCAAGCTAAAAACTTCAGGGCTCTAATAAAACCTGAGTTGCTTGCGATCCTGGTGCCATTAATAATTTATGGTATCTGCTTTATTGCTTTGCCCCACGAAGCAATAAAGATATTTTTTGAGCAGGCCCTCACTGCTTACACCTACGGCAGTAGTTGGGGGGCTAGATGCAGCACCTTTATGATGATGGGCAGCTATTATCTTACTGAGCCGATTTATCAATTTGTCACGGCTCTATTTATTGCTCTTGTGTTGCGGGGTAAAAGCCTCTGGTTAACGCCATTTACCATGATTTGTCTGGCAGCCTTTTTGAACTATATTAGCGGTGGGCAAGCCTGGACATATCGTCTTTTGCCTCTAGCATTTTTTAGCCAGATGCTTCTGGCTCTTGAGGCAGGCATTGTTTTGTACTGGCTTTATGAGCGGCTCAAGCGTCGTATTCAAGCCCTGCCATATTGGCTTGCTGCCTTGGTCTTTTGTTCGACTGTTTATCAGTGCGCTATAGAGATTGCCTTTTCTATTGAGACTTATCAGGCTTCAGATAAAGTCGATTTGCAAAAACTTGGCTATTGGGGCTACAACCCTCGTTCTGACTTTGACCTGACTTTCTTTTCGATACTACAAAATAGCAAACAAGGCGACAAAGTTATCCATATGGGCAGTGGTATCAGACCTGGTTATCCCTGCCAGTTACAAGCTAATAGACCACCTGGTAGTCGCTATCTCTATACATATTTATTGACCATGCTTGTCGCTGCCAGAGAAAAATATCCCAGTCACAACGCTGAATTTGACCGCCTTGAAAATGAGATGCTGGAGAATCTTGGCTCTGATATCTTGAACAATAAGCCTGTACTTATTTTCGTGCAGGATGCGCCAATACATCAGATACTGGATAAGCACAAGTTTTTTGAGAAATATATGGGTGCTTATTCGCGGCTAGGCTATGTGGATAGCTGTGATATCTACAAATTGACTGGCACCAAAGTCAATCTGGCTGCCATCACTCCTGAGTCCAGGGCAAATATTGTGCTGGCAGTTTTGTCTCGTGATAAGACGGTAATTGAAGTCTCTAGTGAGAATCATCTGCCATCGCAGGTAGTGCAAGAATGGGTGGATAGAGCGCAAGCCGCAATTAAGAGCGCTTTGACTGATAGAAGTGCCGACCAAGAAGCGCAGATGAAACAGGAGATTGAAGAATTGAATGCGCGCCTCTGGGCTCAAGGTAAAGAAATCGGTGAACTTAATGAACAAATCGCTAGAGATAAGGCTGCAAGGGACAAGAAGTAAAGCCCCTGAGGCTTTGTGGTGTTTGGGCTGAGGTGCTTAAAGAGTTTTGCGCCTAATTTTTGCTGATTTGCTATAGACTGACTAGGAACCTAGAGGAGAAACGTGGTTCTTTAGTCCTGTCTAACATTTGAAGTGTATATCTCGCATATGAAAAAAACTCTTTTACTAGCACTGACTTGCTCAATCACTGCCA belongs to Candidatus Obscuribacter sp. and includes:
- a CDS encoding bacteriorhodopsin yields the protein MPTQLLPGSTPVQIITSFTFLVVCLAMGAGAFFFFHEKDKVHPRYRLPLLLATLITGIASVMYYMMRDKYLPGQVFPTEIRYIDWVLTTPLMLIEFAVLLDFKDRGGVIWRLVLWDLIMIIFGFIGETNGFQTGGFQTRWVAFVIGCGGWLGILVYLYTGIRRQANLADAETRRSIIMLTKFVTIGWCVYPIGYIVRAIQPDLSDLCQICYNLGDVLNKVGLGIIVYAGGLAALKASSSETATKPQVNESAPTSAVS